One genomic segment of Erpetoichthys calabaricus chromosome 7, fErpCal1.3, whole genome shotgun sequence includes these proteins:
- the xpa gene encoding DNA repair protein complementing XP-A cells, with protein sequence MQDEPEPDSTAPPHTDMGQDGNTPTTKPPLSAAVRAKIERNRQRALLLRQARLASQPFSITEGASCAKIHKVIDSGAGFFIEEDEEKEQQQAERVLHKPGPVLKCDYLLCEECDKPFMESYLSNSFDVHVCDNCRDTDGKHALITRTEAKQTYLLKDCDLDKREPVLKFVVKKNPHNPHWGDMKLYLKLQVVKRSLEVWGSTEALEEAKDTRQVSREKLKQKRFDKKVKELRRAVRSSVWRKEAAVHQHVYGPEVELEEDMFKKTCSICGHEVTYEKM encoded by the exons ATGCAGGACGAGCCAGAGCCGGATTCCACCGCTCCACCCCACACGGACATGGGACAGGATGGCAACACACCAACCACCAAACCCCCTCTGTCAGCAGCTGTCCGAGCAAAGATTGAGCGTAACAGGCAACGGGCCCTGCTGCTGCGGCAAGCACGGTTAGCCAGTCAGCCATTCTCCATCACTGAAG GGGCCTCTTGTGCAAAGATACACAAGGTAATCGACTCGGGCGCTGGCTTCTTTATTGAAGAGGATGAGGAGaaggagcagcaacaagctgagCGAGTTCTTCACAAGCCAG GCCCAGTGCTCAAATGCGACTACCTGCTGTGTGAAGAGTGTGACAAGCCCTTCATGGAGTCCTACCTGAGTAACAGCTTTGACGTGCACGTCTGTGACAACTGCAG AGACACAGATGGCAAGCATGCACTGATCACACGGACAGAAGCAAAGCAGACGTATCTCCTCAAAGACTGTGATTTGGACAAGAGGGAGCCAGTGCTCAAGTTtgtggtgaagaagaacccccaCAACCCCCACTGGGGCGACATGAAGCTCTACCTGAAACTGCAG GTAGTGAAGCGATCTCTTGAGGTGTGGGGGAGTACAGAGGCCTTAGAAGAGGCCAAAGACACCCGGCAAGTGTCCCGAGAGAAGCTGAAGCAGAAGCGGTTTGATAAGAAGGTGAAAG AACTACGCCGAGCCGTAAGAAGCAGCGTATGGAGAAAGGAGGCCGCCGTTCACCAGCACGTCTATGGACCTGAGGTGGAGTTGGAAGAGGACATGTTCAAAAAAACGTGTAGCATCTGTGGCCATGAAGTCACTTATGAGAAGATGTAA